CCAGTTTTTCTGTTGATCTGGTTAATTATAATGGACATTATTACTCAAACCCGCTTCTTGGACAGGGAGCTGAGATCGGAGGCTCGGTAACGAGAACCAATAGCAGAACACTTTCTTATACAACGAGTAATATTCTGACTTTTGATAAAAAATTTGGAAAACACCATGTGAATGCTTTGGCAGGACATGAGTTCTACAAATACGATTACCAGACCATATCCGGTACCAGAAGCCAGTTTTCTCTGCCTTACTATTATGAGCCGGATGCGGCTTCTTTATTGGGAAGTTTCAGTGGAAACAGTAATAAATTAAGTTTATTGAGTTTCCTTGGAAAAGTAGAGTATGACTATAACAATACCTATTTCCTATCTGCTTCCGGAAGGGCGGACAGTTCTTCGAGATTCTCGCCGGATAACAGATGGGGGAGGTTCTGGTCTGTTGGAGGTTCATGGAAGATCTCAAATGAAGAATTTATCAAAAACCTGAACACCTTCAATCAGTTGACATTACGTGCAAGTTACGGTGGTCAGGGGAATGATAAGTTACTGCGTCCGAATGGGCAGCCTCTTTATTATGCCTATCAGGAACTGTACAGGTTCATCAGCCTTGGAGGAGAACCGGGAACAACTCTGGAGAAAACATCTACAAAGAACGTGAAGTGGGAAACCAACCTTAATTTAAATGTAGGGTTAGAGTTTGCCGTTCTGAATAACAGAGTTAAAGGAAATATTGAATACTTCGAGCGAAAAAGCCAGGATCTGTTGTTTAATATGCCTGTTGCACCATCATTGGGGATCAGCGATTATCCGGCAAATATTGGGACAATTAAAAATTCCGGATTCGAGTTCTCGTTATTTACTACCCCGATCAGGAATGATAATTTCCAGTGGAATGTAGATATAAACCTAAGTACTTTAAATAATAAAGTGACCAAGTTACCGGCAGGATCTCTTGTTGTAGGAACTAAACTTTTACGCGAAGGTGGTTCTGTATATGATTTCTTTATTCCGGAATGGGCAGGAGTAGATCCTAGCAACGGAAAGCCTCTATGGAAAACGATTTCTACAGATGCTAACGGAAATTCTGTGGAAGGAACAACATCAGAGTATTCAAAAGCAACAAAAATAATACAGGGTTCTGCGCTGCCTAAGCTGACTGGGGGAATCAGTACTAGTATCACTTATAAGAATTTTGATTTTTCAGGGTTACTGACATTTAAAATAGGAGGGAAGATTCTCGATACCGATTATACTTCAATCATGCATAACGGAAGTGCCGGAGGACGTGCATGGAGTGCAGAAATGCTGAACAGGTGGACACCGGAAAATCCTAATACAGATGTGCCGGGATTGAGCACAACAACGAATAACTGGACGTCAACATCTTCGAGATTCTTATACTCAGGAACGTATGCAAGACTTAAAAATGTAAGCTTAGGATATACGCTTCCTGGTGATTATTTTGAAAAAATAGGACTTAAAAAGTTCAGAATTTATATTCAGGCGGAAAATCTTCTGACCTTCTATAAACATAAAGGAATGGATCCTGAGCAGGCACTGGACGGAACTACTTATTACAGATATCCTGCAATGAGAACGATCACTTTCGGTCTTCAGGCAACTCTTTAACTTTTAAAATTG
This genomic window from Chryseobacterium sp. MEBOG06 contains:
- a CDS encoding SusC/RagA family TonB-linked outer membrane protein, whose amino-acid sequence is MINKTLFNSKIWIPPVAVFFLGIASVSGQTSRLKKDTLREKEIDEVVVVAYGKAKRNSYTGSVATISSDKINNRPVTNITKALEGQVAGVQATSASGQPGAISTIRIRGIGSISASSDPLYVVDGIPFDGNLNSISPSDIESISVLKDATASALYGSRGANGIIIITTKSGKKGEAKINFNISQGFSGRAVKDYEQVNTDQYFQLYWEALRNGYQSGKISSQQAGQMATDNLVSTLGINPYGASYPKPVGTDGKLLPGASPLWNDNWRDILQRVASRNQVDLDISGGSEKSNYFFSLGYLDDKGMAIESGFKRYNTRLKINSEVKKWLNVGVNLSYTNSVQQAPTSSDSKASNIINAARFIPSFYPYYERNADGSYVVDAAGNRIYDFGKYRPTNALQNQNAAATLPLDKNENQEDNFSGKGFLDFTFLPELKFKTSFSVDLVNYNGHYYSNPLLGQGAEIGGSVTRTNSRTLSYTTSNILTFDKKFGKHHVNALAGHEFYKYDYQTISGTRSQFSLPYYYEPDAASLLGSFSGNSNKLSLLSFLGKVEYDYNNTYFLSASGRADSSSRFSPDNRWGRFWSVGGSWKISNEEFIKNLNTFNQLTLRASYGGQGNDKLLRPNGQPLYYAYQELYRFISLGGEPGTTLEKTSTKNVKWETNLNLNVGLEFAVLNNRVKGNIEYFERKSQDLLFNMPVAPSLGISDYPANIGTIKNSGFEFSLFTTPIRNDNFQWNVDINLSTLNNKVTKLPAGSLVVGTKLLREGGSVYDFFIPEWAGVDPSNGKPLWKTISTDANGNSVEGTTSEYSKATKIIQGSALPKLTGGISTSITYKNFDFSGLLTFKIGGKILDTDYTSIMHNGSAGGRAWSAEMLNRWTPENPNTDVPGLSTTTNNWTSTSSRFLYSGTYARLKNVSLGYTLPGDYFEKIGLKKFRIYIQAENLLTFYKHKGMDPEQALDGTTYYRYPAMRTITFGLQATL